In Acanthopagrus latus isolate v.2019 chromosome 16, fAcaLat1.1, whole genome shotgun sequence, one DNA window encodes the following:
- the LOC119004294 gene encoding transformer-2 protein homolog beta-like: MSDNEKDYAEQDSRPGSRSGSPRGSAHSPSRSPVRSKDGSRHSRSRSRSRSRSKSRSRSHRSSRRHHSRSRSRSHSHRRHSRSRSRSWEYRRRRSHSRSPMSNRRRHIGNRANPDPNSCLGVFGLSLYTTERDLREVFSKYGPLSDVNIVYDQQSRRSRGFAFVYFENSADSKEAKERANGMELDGRRIRVDFSITKRAHTPTPGIYMGRPTYGGGGGGGSGSGDGRASSGSSSRRSSRDYDRGYERGYDRGYDRDYDRYESRDYKSYSRRRSPSPYYSRGYHSRSRSRSYSPRHY; the protein is encoded by the exons ATGAGCGACAACGAGAAAGATTACGCGGAGCAG GACTCGCGGCCTGGCTCGAGGAGTGGGTCCCCTCGGGGATCAGCACACTCACCCAGCCGCTCGCCGGTACGCTCCAAAGATGGCTCCCGTCATTCCAGGTCAAGATCTCGCTCTCGATCCAGGTCAAAATCAAG GTCCCGTTCCCACCGAAGTTCACGCAGGCACCACTCCCGCTCTCGTTCCCGCTCCCACTCTCACCGGCGCCATTCCAGGAGCCGCTCTCGTAGCTGGGAATATCGCAGACGAAGGAGCCACAGCCGCTCCCCAATGTCAAATCGTCGCAGACACATTGGCAACCGG GCCAACCCAGACCCCAACAGCTGTCTGGGCGTGTTTGGACTGAGCCTGTACACCACTGAGAGGGATCTCAGAGAGGTTTTCTCTAAATACGGCCCGTTGAGTGACGTCAACATCGTGTATGACCAGCAGTCGCGTCGCTCAAGGGGCTTTGCCTTTGTCTACTTTGAAAACTCTGCGGACTCCAAGGAG GCCAAGGAGCGCGCTAACGGAATGGAGCTGGATGGACGCAGGATCCGCGTGGATTTCTCCATCACTAAACGAGCCCACACTCCCACTCCAGGAATCTACATGGGACGTCCCACATA tggtggcggtggtggtggcggcAGTGGCAGCGGTGACGGTCGTGCCAGCAGTGGTAGTTCATCGCGTCGCTCCTCGAGAGACTATGACAGAGGTTACGAAAGAGGCTACGACAGAGGTTATGATCGTGATTATGATCGCTACGAGAGCCGCGACTACAAGTCATACAGCAG ACGCAGATCTCCATCTCCGTACTACAGCAGAGGGTACCACTCACGGTCCCGATCACGGTCCTACTCGCCAC GTCACTACTGA